The following coding sequences are from one Clostridia bacterium window:
- the rplE gene encoding 50S ribosomal protein L5, translated as MAKEPKDQQQKKGEGKPKGKGKAEAQVEAAAEPSKPSRPRLNNKASARLHDRYTKEVLPALMKELSLPNPMAVPRVEKVVVNMGVGEATQNSKVLDPAVAELQQITGQKPIVTKAKKSIAQFKVREGQPIGAMVTLRGDRMYEFLDRLLNVALPRVRDFRGVSTKSFDGRGNYTLGLHDQLIFPEIDYSKVDKLKGMNVTIVTTAGSDDHARALLRHLGMPFRQA; from the coding sequence ATGGCAAAAGAACCGAAAGACCAGCAGCAGAAAAAGGGCGAAGGCAAGCCCAAGGGCAAAGGCAAAGCGGAAGCACAGGTAGAAGCGGCCGCCGAACCATCGAAGCCGTCGCGTCCGAGGCTGAACAACAAGGCGTCCGCGCGTCTGCATGATCGTTATACCAAGGAAGTGCTTCCGGCGTTGATGAAGGAGCTGAGCCTTCCAAACCCCATGGCAGTGCCGCGCGTGGAGAAGGTTGTGGTCAACATGGGCGTCGGCGAAGCGACGCAGAACTCGAAGGTTCTCGATCCCGCCGTTGCCGAGCTGCAGCAGATCACGGGTCAGAAGCCGATCGTGACGAAGGCGAAGAAGTCCATTGCGCAGTTCAAGGTGCGCGAAGGACAGCCGATCGGTGCGATGGTCACTCTGCGCGGCGATCGTATGTACGAGTTCCTGGACCGGCTGCTCAACGTGGCGCTGCCCCGCGTTCGCGATTTCCGCGGCGTCTCGACGAAATCGTTCGATGGTCGCGGCAACTATACGCTTGGTCTGCACGATCAGTTGATCTTCCCTGAAATCGACTACTCGAAGGTCGACAAGCTGAAGGGCATGAACGTCACGATCGTGACGACGGCCGGCAGCGACGACCACGCGCGGGCGCTGTTGCGGCATCTGGGTATGCCGTTCCGCCAGGCGTAA
- a CDS encoding type Z 30S ribosomal protein S14 produces MARTSHVAKANRKPKFSTRQHNRCKLCGRPRAYLRKFGICRLCFRGLALRGEIPGVSKSSW; encoded by the coding sequence ATGGCCAGAACATCGCATGTCGCCAAGGCGAATCGGAAACCAAAATTCTCGACGAGGCAGCACAATCGCTGCAAGCTGTGCGGGCGTCCGCGCGCATACCTGCGTAAGTTCGGCATATGCCGTCTCTGCTTCCGTGGGCTTGCACTGCGCGGTGAGATTCCAGGCGTTTCCAAGTCGTCCTGGTAA
- the rpsH gene encoding 30S ribosomal protein S8, with product MSLTDPVADFLSRIRNAIKARHQKVDVPASKLKLEIARILKEEGFISNFKPTEEEGKKVIRVYLKYSNDNQATISNVQRISRPGCRVYVGKDEIPRVLGGLGINILTTPKGVMTGRQARKEGVGGEILCEVY from the coding sequence ATGAGTTTGACCGATCCGGTCGCGGATTTCCTTTCACGGATTCGCAACGCCATTAAGGCGCGGCACCAAAAGGTGGATGTACCCGCTTCCAAGTTGAAGCTGGAGATCGCCCGCATTCTGAAAGAAGAAGGTTTTATCAGCAACTTCAAACCCACGGAAGAAGAAGGCAAGAAGGTCATCCGTGTCTATTTGAAGTACAGCAACGATAACCAGGCGACGATTTCGAACGTGCAGCGCATCTCGCGCCCCGGTTGCCGCGTATATGTTGGCAAAGATGAGATTCCTCGTGTCCTGGGCGGACTCGGAATCAACATCCTGACCACGCCGAAGGGCGTGATGACTGGACGCCAGGCGCGCAAAGAAGGCGTTGGCGGCGAGATCCTCTGCGAAGTTTACTAA
- the rplF gene encoding 50S ribosomal protein L6 translates to MSRIGKKPIVLPKGVTFTVENNVVTVKGPKGTVSNHMPGGVTLEQQDGHLLVKREDDSKAAVHGLVRALVANAVQGVTTGWTRELEIVGIGYRAEMKGKGIVVFTLGFSHPIEYPLPTGVDVAIDPKLTRLTITGIDRQKVGQVAAEMRSLRPPDPYKNKGVRYFGERLKKKVGKTGAK, encoded by the coding sequence ATGTCAAGAATTGGCAAAAAACCGATAGTCCTCCCCAAGGGAGTGACGTTCACGGTAGAGAACAACGTTGTCACCGTGAAGGGCCCCAAGGGCACGGTCAGCAATCATATGCCCGGCGGCGTTACGCTTGAGCAGCAGGATGGTCACCTCCTGGTGAAGCGGGAAGACGACTCCAAGGCCGCTGTTCATGGTCTGGTTCGTGCACTCGTTGCCAATGCAGTGCAGGGGGTCACGACGGGCTGGACGAGAGAACTGGAAATCGTCGGCATCGGCTACCGCGCCGAAATGAAGGGCAAAGGTATTGTAGTGTTCACGCTCGGTTTCTCGCACCCGATTGAATATCCACTGCCCACGGGCGTGGATGTCGCGATCGATCCCAAGCTGACGCGCCTGACCATCACCGGCATCGACCGGCAGAAGGTTGGGCAGGTTGCAGCCGAAATGCGTTCACTGCGTCCGCCGGACCCATACAAGAACAAGGGCGTACGTTACTTCGGCGAGCGGCTGAAGAAGAAGGTCGGCAAGACGGGCGCGAAGTAG
- the rplR gene encoding 50S ribosomal protein L18, with the protein MIGKKAKNQTRQAVHSRIRKKVLGTAERPRLNVYRSVNHIYAQLIDDAKGVTLAAASSLEAGKIDGKKHVAGGNVASAKQVGTVIAERAKTKNIVQVVFDRGGYLYHGRVKALAEAARAAGLKF; encoded by the coding sequence ATGATCGGTAAAAAGGCAAAGAACCAGACGCGGCAGGCGGTTCACAGCCGTATCCGCAAAAAGGTGTTAGGCACGGCGGAGCGTCCGCGGTTGAACGTGTACCGTTCGGTGAACCATATCTACGCGCAGTTGATCGACGATGCCAAGGGCGTGACGCTTGCGGCCGCGAGCTCGCTCGAAGCCGGCAAGATCGATGGCAAGAAGCATGTGGCCGGTGGCAATGTCGCTTCGGCGAAGCAGGTTGGCACGGTGATCGCCGAGCGCGCGAAGACCAAGAACATCGTGCAGGTGGTCTTCGATCGCGGTGGTTATCTGTACCACGGGCGCGTGAAGGCCTTGGCCGAAGCAGCGCGTGCAGCAGGGTTGAAGTTCTAG
- the rpsE gene encoding 30S ribosomal protein S5 — translation MAISKRKLDAGNYQLKDQVVNINRVTKVVKGGKNMSFAALVVVGDPGSAVVGYGSGKAKEVPQAIRKGIEAAKKNLVKVNLTQTSIPHMVLGRFGSGMVLLKPAPEGTGVIAGGAVRAVMTSVGIQNVLTKSIGTTNPHNVVKATFDALKKLRDRQEMATSRGKAVEEL, via the coding sequence ATGGCAATATCGAAAAGAAAGCTTGACGCCGGGAATTACCAACTGAAAGACCAGGTGGTCAACATCAACCGCGTCACCAAGGTCGTCAAGGGCGGCAAGAACATGTCCTTCGCGGCACTGGTTGTGGTGGGCGACCCGGGTTCCGCCGTTGTGGGCTACGGCTCCGGCAAGGCGAAGGAAGTTCCGCAGGCGATCCGCAAGGGCATCGAAGCGGCAAAGAAGAACCTGGTGAAGGTCAACCTGACGCAGACCAGCATCCCGCACATGGTCCTTGGCCGTTTCGGTTCGGGCATGGTGCTGTTGAAGCCGGCTCCGGAAGGAACGGGCGTAATCGCCGGCGGTGCAGTCCGCGCGGTGATGACCTCGGTCGGCATTCAAAACGTGCTGACGAAGTCGATCGGCACCACGAACCCGCACAACGTGGTGAAGGCGACCTTCGACGCGTTGAAGAAACTGCGCGATCGCCAGGAAATGGCGACATCGCGCGGCAAAGCTGTTGAGGAGCTCTAA
- the rpmD gene encoding 50S ribosomal protein L30, producing the protein MARKRNKTDKVQAPAGAMIQLKWIRSAICAPVTQRKVIKGLGFTRLNQVIEREDTLSIRGMVAKVPHMVEILGPPPATK; encoded by the coding sequence ATGGCCCGCAAACGGAATAAGACGGATAAGGTTCAGGCGCCAGCCGGAGCGATGATCCAGCTCAAATGGATTCGCTCGGCAATCTGTGCGCCGGTCACCCAAAGAAAAGTCATCAAGGGCTTGGGCTTCACCCGGCTCAACCAGGTGATTGAGCGTGAAGATACGCTCTCCATTCGCGGCATGGTCGCGAAGGTCCCTCACATGGTAGAGATTTTGGGGCCGCCACCGGCGACGAAGTAA
- the rplO gene encoding 50S ribosomal protein L15, giving the protein MNLSNVRAPKGSSEKRKRVGRGMGSGMGKTSTRGHKGQRSRSGSRMMRGFEGGQMPLHRRLPKRGFTNIFKVEYTVVNLSRLMELGETTVTPEVLKKAGILKSRKALVKVLGVGELTTALTVHAHKFSETAKEKIEKAGGKAEVIA; this is encoded by the coding sequence ATGAATTTATCGAATGTTCGTGCACCGAAGGGTTCGTCGGAGAAGCGCAAACGAGTCGGCCGCGGTATGGGTTCCGGCATGGGCAAGACGTCGACGCGCGGCCACAAAGGCCAACGCTCACGTAGCGGTTCGCGCATGATGCGCGGTTTTGAAGGCGGCCAGATGCCGCTGCACCGCCGCTTGCCGAAGCGCGGATTCACTAATATTTTCAAGGTAGAGTACACGGTCGTAAACCTCAGCCGGCTGATGGAACTGGGAGAGACGACGGTCACGCCCGAGGTGCTGAAGAAGGCTGGCATCCTGAAATCCAGGAAGGCTTTGGTGAAGGTTCTTGGAGTTGGCGAGTTGACGACTGCCTTGACCGTTCACGCGCACAAGTTCTCTGAGACGGCAAAAGAAAAGATTGAGAAGGCTGGTGGCAAGGCGGAAGTTATTGCCTGA
- the secY gene encoding preprotein translocase subunit SecY: MFEKLANIFRIPDLRKRILFTLGMLAVYRLGGHIPTPGINADLLQQFFEQNRGTFLGFVDLFSGGQLRRLTIFALGIMPYITASIILQLLTVVYEPLKRLQKEGELGRKKITQWTRYLTVLLAAMQSFGIAMTLERQTMSGGVPFVTNPGLGFVLMTMLTLTTGSAFIMWLGEQITERGIGNGMSLLIFAGIVVGLPHAVVDLYDKAATSAWGAFTLPALLILLAVMIAVVAFIVFVERSERRIPVQYAKRVVGRKVMGGQSTHLPLRVNSGGVMPVIFASSVLTLPQTMGFFLKGKSPAIDRMLESLNWGEPLYTLLYCLGIVFFAYFYVSIVFNPTEVADNMRKYGGFIPGIRPGKRTSDHINDILTRITLVGACYLIVISLIPEWMIAGLRLNHLWLVGGFFERLPTWVTNGLGVNFYFGGTSLLIVVGVAMDTVNQVESQLIMRHYEGFTPRSGRIRGRRTW, translated from the coding sequence ATGTTCGAAAAGCTTGCGAACATCTTCCGAATCCCAGACCTGCGCAAGCGGATACTGTTCACGCTCGGTATGTTGGCGGTTTACCGCCTCGGCGGACACATTCCCACGCCAGGCATCAACGCCGACCTGCTACAGCAGTTCTTTGAACAGAACCGCGGTACATTCCTCGGTTTCGTGGACTTGTTCAGCGGCGGCCAGCTTCGCCGTTTGACGATCTTCGCTCTGGGCATCATGCCCTACATTACCGCGTCTATCATTCTGCAATTGCTGACAGTGGTATACGAACCGCTAAAGCGCTTGCAAAAAGAAGGTGAACTCGGGCGCAAGAAGATCACGCAGTGGACGCGCTACCTGACCGTGCTGCTGGCCGCGATGCAATCGTTTGGTATCGCCATGACGCTGGAGCGCCAGACTATGAGCGGCGGCGTCCCATTCGTCACCAACCCGGGCTTAGGGTTCGTGCTGATGACGATGCTGACGCTGACCACCGGTTCGGCATTCATCATGTGGCTGGGCGAGCAGATCACGGAGCGCGGCATCGGTAATGGTATGTCGCTGCTGATTTTTGCGGGCATCGTTGTCGGCCTGCCGCATGCAGTGGTCGATCTGTACGACAAAGCTGCAACCAGCGCCTGGGGCGCATTCACGCTGCCTGCGCTGCTGATCCTTCTGGCAGTGATGATCGCCGTCGTAGCCTTCATTGTGTTCGTGGAGCGAAGCGAGCGGAGAATCCCAGTGCAGTACGCGAAGCGCGTCGTTGGCCGCAAGGTCATGGGCGGACAGAGCACCCACCTGCCGCTGCGTGTCAACTCTGGCGGTGTCATGCCAGTCATCTTCGCGAGTTCTGTGCTCACGTTGCCGCAAACGATGGGCTTTTTCCTTAAGGGCAAGAGCCCTGCGATCGATCGCATGCTCGAGTCCCTGAATTGGGGCGAGCCTCTGTATACGCTCCTGTATTGCCTCGGGATCGTTTTCTTCGCATACTTCTACGTCTCGATCGTGTTCAACCCGACCGAGGTGGCGGATAATATGCGGAAGTACGGTGGGTTCATTCCGGGTATCCGTCCGGGTAAGCGTACAAGCGATCACATCAACGACATCCTCACACGCATCACCCTGGTCGGTGCATGTTACCTGATCGTTATTTCGTTGATTCCGGAATGGATGATTGCCGGCCTTCGGTTGAACCATCTGTGGCTCGTTGGTGGATTCTTCGAGCGGCTCCCAACGTGGGTTACAAATGGCTTAGGAGTAAACTTTTATTTCGGCGGAACCTCTCTGCTGATCGTAGTCGGCGTGGCAATGGATACGGTCAACCAAGTGGAGTCGCAGCTCATCATGCGCCATTACGAGGGTTTCACTCCACGCAGTGGACGCATTCGCGGTCGTAGAACGTGGTAG
- a CDS encoding adenylate kinase: protein MELEAMTLADTNISKDSGKNVGPVILFGAPGAGKGTQAKNIAAVYGIPQISTGDILRANVAQSTALGREAKEIMARGELVPDSLVCAMVSERLTHADCARGFILDGFPRTVPQAEWLDAELEGKVFDKEHARAMPPIVIQIKVEYNSLLQRLTGRRSCPACGRIYNVHLQPPRVADICDVDGSKLVTRHDDCEDVISGRLKEYESQTLPVAEYYRKRKRLIEVDGDQSVEIVTKEALKAIEHGHSL, encoded by the coding sequence ATGGAATTGGAAGCCATGACGTTGGCGGATACGAACATCAGCAAGGATTCAGGTAAGAACGTCGGGCCAGTGATTTTGTTTGGAGCGCCCGGAGCGGGCAAAGGTACGCAGGCCAAGAACATCGCGGCAGTTTACGGGATTCCGCAAATCTCAACCGGCGACATCCTGCGAGCGAACGTAGCGCAGTCAACGGCACTTGGCCGCGAGGCCAAAGAAATCATGGCGCGAGGGGAGTTGGTGCCCGACAGCCTCGTTTGCGCGATGGTCTCCGAGCGGCTGACACACGCAGATTGCGCCAGGGGCTTTATTCTGGACGGGTTTCCTCGGACGGTGCCGCAAGCGGAATGGCTTGATGCCGAGCTCGAAGGCAAGGTCTTTGACAAAGAGCACGCACGTGCGATGCCACCGATTGTGATTCAAATCAAAGTCGAGTATAATTCGCTATTGCAACGGCTTACCGGACGTCGTTCTTGTCCCGCCTGCGGACGGATCTACAACGTTCATCTTCAGCCTCCACGTGTCGCCGACATCTGTGATGTCGACGGCTCCAAGCTCGTCACGCGTCACGACGATTGCGAAGACGTGATTTCTGGGCGACTGAAAGAGTACGAATCACAGACGCTTCCAGTTGCGGAGTACTACCGCAAGCGTAAACGGCTGATTGAGGTAGATGGCGACCAGTCGGTCGAAATTGTAACGAAGGAAGCGCTGAAGGCAATAGAGCATGGCCATAGTCTGTAA
- the map gene encoding type I methionyl aminopeptidase has product MAIVCKSSGEIEKMRRSGHIVRQVLETVKVLVAPGVSTMDLERAAEKKIRELGAKPAFKGYYDYPCVLCTSVNQEVVHGIPSERRVLKAGDIVSIDCGVVLDGYYGDSAITVPVGEEISSELRNLLDVTEKSLYRGIEAVRVGNTLGDVGAAVQKVVEANGFSVVREFVGHGIGTRLHEDPQVPNYGTPGHGAKLREGMVLAIEPMVNAGGPGVRVLEDKWTAVTEDGRPSAHFEHCVAVTKDGPLILTD; this is encoded by the coding sequence ATGGCCATAGTCTGTAAGTCATCTGGCGAGATTGAAAAGATGCGCCGCAGTGGGCACATCGTTCGCCAGGTACTGGAAACAGTGAAAGTGCTAGTCGCGCCCGGGGTCAGCACCATGGATCTGGAGCGCGCGGCGGAAAAAAAGATTCGAGAGCTCGGGGCGAAGCCCGCGTTCAAGGGATATTACGATTACCCTTGCGTTCTCTGCACTTCGGTGAATCAGGAGGTTGTGCACGGCATCCCCTCCGAGCGCCGGGTCTTGAAGGCTGGCGACATCGTTTCGATCGACTGTGGCGTGGTGCTGGACGGCTACTACGGCGACTCGGCGATCACCGTGCCGGTAGGCGAAGAAATTTCCTCGGAGCTGCGTAATCTGCTGGACGTGACCGAGAAATCGCTTTATCGCGGCATCGAGGCTGTGCGGGTCGGCAATACGCTGGGCGATGTCGGGGCCGCTGTGCAGAAAGTAGTTGAGGCCAACGGCTTTAGCGTTGTGCGCGAGTTTGTTGGGCATGGCATTGGCACCAGGCTGCACGAGGATCCTCAGGTTCCGAACTATGGAACTCCGGGCCATGGAGCAAAGTTGCGAGAAGGTATGGTGCTGGCGATCGAGCCGATGGTGAATGCCGGCGGTCCGGGCGTGCGGGTGCTGGAAGATAAGTGGACGGCAGTAACAGAAGACGGGCGCCCAAGCGCACACTTCGAACACTGCGTGGCGGTAACGAAGGACGGTCCGCTCATCCTGACGGACTAG
- the infA gene encoding translation initiation factor IF-1, translating into MSKEDAIEVMAVVIEPLPNAMFKVELENKHKVLAHVSGKMRKNFIRILPGDRVAVELSPYDLTRGRIVYRYK; encoded by the coding sequence ATGAGCAAGGAAGACGCGATTGAAGTTATGGCAGTGGTAATCGAACCGTTGCCGAACGCGATGTTCAAGGTTGAGCTGGAGAATAAGCACAAGGTCCTGGCTCATGTGTCCGGCAAGATGCGCAAAAATTTTATCCGCATTCTCCCGGGCGACAGGGTTGCGGTGGAGCTTTCGCCCTACGACTTGACGCGCGGAAGGATCGTGTACCGCTATAAGTAA
- the rpmJ gene encoding 50S ribosomal protein L36, translating to MKVRASVKKICDKCKVIRRHGVVRVICENSKHKQRQG from the coding sequence ATGAAGGTACGGGCTTCGGTTAAGAAGATTTGCGACAAGTGCAAAGTGATCCGCCGCCACGGTGTGGTGCGGGTGATTTGCGAGAACTCAAAGCACAAGCAGCGCCAGGGTTAA
- the rpsM gene encoding 30S ribosomal protein S13: protein MARIAGVDLPRNKQARIALTYIYGIGQPRAVKILAAADVDALKKIQDLSEEEVNRIRQVIENQGNVEGDLRKDTSMHIKRLIEIGSYRGYRHRRSLPVRGQRTHTNARTRKGPRKGTVANKKKTAAKT from the coding sequence ATGGCACGTATTGCAGGCGTCGATCTGCCGCGCAACAAGCAGGCACGAATCGCGCTGACCTACATTTACGGTATCGGCCAGCCACGCGCGGTGAAGATCCTGGCGGCAGCGGACGTCGATGCTCTGAAGAAGATTCAGGACCTGAGTGAAGAAGAAGTCAACCGCATCCGCCAGGTAATTGAGAACCAGGGCAATGTCGAAGGTGACCTGCGTAAGGACACCTCGATGCACATCAAGCGGCTGATCGAAATCGGGTCTTATCGCGGCTACCGTCACCGTCGCAGTCTGCCGGTTCGCGGTCAGCGCACACACACCAATGCGCGTACTCGTAAGGGTCCGCGTAAGGGCACCGTAGCTAACAAGAAGAAGACAGCGGCGAAGACATAA